The window ATGCCGCTTTCTAATAATGTGTGTAAGTAACTGATTGTCATCTACTCACACAGGATACAGATCAAAGAAATTCTCATTTTACAAATCAACAAACTGCTTGTTATTTGAAACATTAGCACAAATTTTAAGTACAAATAAACCAGTCACTTATTCAAAGTCTTGCTAGTCAAAGCCAAAAACTTTTTCAACACATAAGGTCAAGAATATCAACAAGCGCTTAATGAATATCCGCCCACCTCTAATGATCACtttgaatcatcgaatcagAAACAAACAACAATACAACTGAAAAATCTATATAAACCTGACACGTTCTGTTAAAATTTCATTACTATTTTGAACGGAAAGATGAGGTGAGTGTTGACTGAACAAACGAAATAAATGAGTGTGTTATATGAATTTCATTTCGATTCAATGAGATAACGTTGTTTTTCTCACATTAACTATTTTAGATATATTCCTCCATTTGCTCTGTTAATATCGGTGTATTTGGTCGTCACATTGCTTTGCGATATATACAATTGTCAAGACATCTGTCAACAACCTGAATTAGCGAAATATGAAAAAGTAATTTTTGTTAACGCTTCATACAAATATGTAAGTATTCATCATTCATATTCTAACACACAAACACAGTCACATTATTATAAATACTCACAACGAATACGTACTAATCAGTCAAATCCAGTTGTAAATGCCACGTTTGAAACATTTAATACCACACAGGTGAGTTGATTACATTTTGCAATGAAAGAACTTAATCTTATATTTGCATCTTTTAAGGAAAATCGGCCGAAAATTCCGCTTCAGTTTCTCGGAAGTGACATTAAAATTCTCTCGATCGATGTAGATGGTAAGAGAACATTTTCTCTCAACTAAAATTCTTTATGGGTTTTGGTATTCACAGTTTGTTCCACGAATGTGTGTTTCATTTTCATACTCAACTTGTGAAACATTTGCTGTTTTAGAGTAAACTAACTGAAGTTCATGCAATCCATCTTTGTCTCcaattcatttcaaattatttcacTAACACAATAGAATTTTTATCAAATtgtatgttttcattttataaatacagGTTTAATAGCAATACAGAGTGATACACGCGGACTGATAAATCACATTATGCCAGGCACTTTTATCCCTCAATTTGAGATGCTACATAACAGTGAGTTCTATTATTCAGTAACATTTTCAGTTGTTTTTCACACATTAACTTTgcataaatgaatcagtaatttgCTTGATTACTGCACGGAGACTGACCAATACACTATGATTATTTTGATTGTGTGATTGCATATTAGGGCAAGTGTTCAAAGCACCTATTGGTGACTGTCAAGTAAAAGAATTACTTAAAACAGAGACTCATTTCAAAGTACAGTCAAATTGATTCAgtagaaatgataaattaaacGATGTACTCACCTGAGTGGAAAGTAGCTATTCTTCAGTCTATCGAAACTACAATGCGGAAAGTATGCCACAGGAACGACACTTCTTTGTTGAACAAACGAGTCTAATTGATTACACGTCAAATTATAGGCGAAATTGTTCGAGAAGCCAGTTTGAATTAATACGCCTAGGAACTGTCAAGTAATATTTGACTTGGTCCAACTCTTTTCTGGCACTTACTTGattcatataattttaatgTCTCCTAGTCGCTGTTTGAGGATCATCTTACATTTGACACTTTCAAGATTATCATATTGATGAGTTAGTAGTATTTGATTTCACGCCCTTCAGAAACCATCAATCAACGAACGACAATGAACTGATTGATAGCACAAGATGATTTATTCGAACCAGAACACCCTTATCATCAAGATTCATTcaagattcattcatttcagtcAGTTATCGAAATTAAGCACATTGCAGTAACATTTCTGCATAATAATTGGTTCAATTGAGAGAACTCTGTTTCACTCGGATAACAGAATCTCAGAAAATGATTTAGTATGGGTTTTGTCAAATCGATAATTAAGATCGTTTAGTGAGTCAAAAGCTCCCAGAATCAACTGTGCAGCAGTAAAATAATATTCTCAGTTGACTGGATTGAAACGTTCATCGTGTTtttgaaataacaataataataaaccgtGAAACTTCTCCATGAAGGATAATTGTTCATTGAATCTTGGAAGGAAGATGATAACTCGTGTGTGAATTGATTCTGCGTTAGAATGTACCTTTATTGAAGCAATATCATagatattatacatatatacaaacccttatttcattttcattttttcaGATGAATCAATTGCTGTGAATTGGTATTTTCGGACACGTGTTGGCGATACACGTGAGCGAACGTTGAATgatcattttataaaataataaatcttaCCACTTATCACTCATTGTGATTACTCACAATTCGCCTGTTCAGTTTGTGAAATTCTTTTTTCACAGTGACTGGCAAATGTATGAATATGCAGTGTTTCTGTAAAGTGGAGATAGAATCATACGTGTGGTCGAACGATTGTTTAAACACTTTTTTTCGAACTTGAATAATAGTTGACATAGACTGAAATAGATGAACTTGACGATTAGTTAATGGATGAATGAAGATATAATGTCACTTCACTTGCGCAAAACACAAAGCACAAATTCATCATCTCTGACAAGCTTCAATGGAACTTGATGTGAATTCCGTTTGAGTTAACAGCACGCTTCACACCTTCAGTAATCACATGGTTGCCGAATCAGAACATCCTTAAGACGGTATCTCGGGAGCTTTTCCGTTCACACGTTTAACAAATACATCTGTGCCCTATATATAAACTATGGTCAGTGTCggtcgattgattgattgatcaatgTGTTTCTCAAGTTCCATTTGTAAGCAAACACTCCACAACACATGTCAGGTAATTTAAGAGTGGATTGTTTTTAGTGTGATTAGAGAAAACATCGCTCAAATAGAACTATCGGTCGGGTTTGAAAGACTAAGCACCTGACAGTAATTTTCACGGAATCATGTTCGTTTCATCTACACGACGTCCACTTGATCATGTTTCTTTTGAATTGACCAAAGAAAACATTTGAGATAACGCAAAATATGATCACTTAGACTGATATTTTGTGGGTACACATTTACACTGTCAGgtctaataataaaatgattatcgTTTGTAATTTAGAATTTATACAGCGATTGACTTTTTGTTTGCAGATATTACAAGCAAGGTCACTAATCTGATACATCGAAATGGGAAGATATCTATCTATTATGAGAACGTAAGTTGAACAGCTGAATggaaataaaattttgtttcacGTACTATTGATTATTCTACTCATTTCTGCATAGCAATACGCTTAAATATATCAAGATACATTTAACACGATCGAAAGAGATCAACGTTTTGTCATATGCAAACAAAGTGAATAACACTTTTATAGTTATTTTAATGACACACATTTTCTTCACCTACTTCTTAACAAAGTGAATAATTAGAAGTGAATTACCATCAAAATAAACGATGATGTCATCGAGGTGAATAGAGAAACGTACGGAAACAGTCATATTCTGTCAAACTCTATTACGTCTTCTGAATATAAGATGTTCGAAAATTACACTGTTGAATATTATTAGTGACTTTGTGTTCAAACTGTTAATTAGTTTATAGTGTTTGATATTTCCGAAAATTATTTTCAGATTCCTACGGAAATCGAAGATAGGCAGCTGTACACAAAGCTTCAAAGTGTAGTTGTTTGTAGTGATTTAGATTCAAGTAAACTATTTTGCTAGTATACTTATGTACAGTATTCTCTGTCTGTTGTATTATTTTGCATTCGTACTCAGTTATGAACATGCCAAAACAGTGACTTTTTTGCTTTCTCTCTATGTGCTTTTATATCATTGTAATAAAGTCTACATCGATTCTAATGTGAGACAAGTTGAAATGTTAAGCATGGTCGTACAAATTGAGATCGGAATGCTTTTCGTAAACACACTGTCCATACATTACTGTAGACCGAATATCCAATGTCAGTTATTTGATACACTTCAGGAACGGACATTTTGTTGTTACAATTGATAAAGAATCTCGGTGAAGAGTAATCATGAAAATGTCGAGTATTCTTCGAACAATATTTCACCGCAATTGAGTTTATTTAGATCACATTATCTTTGTCTTTAGTCCAACAAACGTCATATGTTTAACCGTTGTGAAATAAAGTTGAGTTGTTGTGGTGAATTCGCAGTAATGTAGTTCCAATTGTCTTTGATAAAAGGCATCGAAAAGGAATCTGAAGAGGCATATTTGCTGACGTTACTACCAAGATATGTGAATGTCATGATCACGAAATTAAGGACGTATAATGGGGAATACTCACACATACGTTCACCGATGGACTGATCCTGACAGGGGTATATGACTGACAATATTCGGCAGACTATATATGCACTCGTGTATTCACTCACTTACCCACTAAACGAGGAGTGTGTAAACAGTTAAACACATTTATTGAAGATGTTGAGCCGTTACTATTGCAAAGTAAATCAGAAATCTAACGACATCATTTTTCAACTGCTGGTTTAACACCGGTCATTTTCGAAACCAGTATTTGTGTGAAGCATATTTTCTTAGGATTCTGCATCAGCGTCACTGTATCCGTAATcagaaaaattcattttaacatTTGTCAACCATGAAATGAGGTAGACGAATGGTTTTTTATTCAAATGTAAATCAAATGTGTCATTTTTTATTCAATTAGTTAACAGAATCAGATTTCTTGAGATATTCGTTCCTAGTAAATGGATCAAAAGTGACACGCTAGTGGAGTTTGAACCAGTCGAGAGTATGTTAAACCTTGTTTATTCAGCACTTTTTTTAAACACTTGAATAGATGACATCTTTTTCATCAAATTTGAAATGTCATGTGTAATTTTATTCAGTATTCATCGAATAAATGTCACAAATTGTCGACATACTTTCACTAATCCAACTTGTCTGACATTGAACAGTTGTGACGAGAATGTCCTAGTGAAAGTAAAAGCAGACAGTCCATTCAGAATGCATCATATTGCCAGGGAGTTTAGGTTACACATTTCGATATTCATTTATCGTTTGTTTGATAACTTAAAATGCAGTCACCCTATTTTATCCACAGGAAAGTGTTCAATACACAATTCGACTGAGGAATGCCAAAATGCAACAACATCAAATATGAGATGTATTTGGTGTGAAAGAGCTAATATGTGCA of the Schistosoma haematobium chromosome 4, whole genome shotgun sequence genome contains:
- a CDS encoding hypothetical protein (SECRETED:SignalP(1-26)), which gives rise to MRYIPPFALLISVYLVVTLLCDIYNCQDICQQPELAKYEKVIFVNASYKYSHYYKYSQRIRTNQSNPVVNATFETFNTTQENRPKIPLQFLGSDIKILSIDVDGLIAIQSDTRGLINHIMPGTFIPQFEMLHNNESIAVNWYFRTRVGDTHITSKVTNLIHRNGKISIYYENIPTEIEDRQLYTKLQSVVVCSDLDSSKLFC